The proteins below are encoded in one region of bacterium:
- the prfB gene encoding peptide chain release factor 2: protein MRRGSRRSGAIFEVDAKQARLKELTAEVARDGFWDAPEATERVLRERKTIGTFLGRWASLESSLADLRAYLSLAAEEGGEGLASEIEQQIIAVGEALDAIELERMLSGENDALNAIATIHAGAGGTESQDWAEMLLRMYSRFADRNGYTMELVERQEGDEAGIKSATFLLSGDHPYGYLKAETGVHRLVRISPFDANKRRHTSFASVFVSPEIDDSVDIKINESDLKIDTLRSGGAGGQHVNKVESAVRFTHIPTGVVVLCQQERSQGKNRALAMKILRSKLYELEMRQRAEKVNEAHKAKKEIAWGSQIRSYVLAPYRMVKDHRTGHETGNVDAVLDGDIMEFIRKFLLGGGAEGETGDAA from the coding sequence TTGAGGCGCGGTTCCAGGCGCTCCGGGGCTATCTTTGAGGTAGACGCGAAGCAGGCCCGCCTCAAGGAGCTCACGGCCGAGGTCGCGCGCGACGGTTTCTGGGACGCCCCGGAGGCGACGGAACGTGTGCTCCGGGAGCGGAAAACGATCGGGACCTTCCTCGGGCGCTGGGCGTCCCTCGAATCGTCCCTGGCGGATCTGCGCGCGTATCTCTCCCTCGCGGCCGAGGAGGGGGGCGAGGGGTTGGCCTCCGAGATCGAACAGCAGATCATCGCCGTCGGCGAGGCGCTGGACGCGATCGAGCTGGAGCGGATGCTTTCGGGCGAGAACGACGCGCTCAACGCCATCGCCACGATCCACGCCGGGGCCGGGGGGACGGAGTCCCAGGACTGGGCCGAGATGCTGCTCCGGATGTATTCCCGGTTCGCGGACCGGAACGGATACACCATGGAGCTCGTCGAGCGGCAGGAGGGCGACGAGGCGGGGATCAAGAGCGCCACCTTCCTCCTGTCGGGCGACCACCCGTACGGGTATCTCAAGGCGGAAACCGGCGTGCACCGGCTCGTCCGGATCTCGCCGTTCGATGCCAACAAGCGTCGCCACACCTCGTTCGCCTCGGTGTTCGTTTCTCCCGAGATCGACGACAGCGTCGATATCAAGATCAACGAGTCGGACCTGAAGATCGACACGCTGCGCTCCGGCGGCGCCGGCGGGCAGCACGTGAACAAGGTCGAGTCCGCGGTCCGGTTCACCCATATCCCCACCGGGGTTGTCGTGCTCTGCCAGCAGGAGCGGTCCCAGGGGAAGAACCGGGCGTTGGCGATGAAGATCCTCCGGTCGAAGCTCTACGAGCTGGAGATGCGGCAACGGGCGGAGAAGGTGAACGAGGCGCACAAGGCGAAGAAGGAGATCGCCTGGGGCTCGCAGATCCGCTCCTACGTCCTCGCGCCGTACAGGATGGTGAAAGACCACCGCACGGGCCACGAGACGGGGAACGTCGACGCCGTCCTCGACGGGGACATCATGGAGTTCATCCGGAAGTTCCTGCTCGGCGGTGGCGCGGAAGGGGAAACGGGAGACGCGGCGTGA
- a CDS encoding ABC transporter ATP-binding protein: protein MSDAPALQAEEVRKVFRRDGYDIEVLKGVSLSLARGETAGVVGISGAGKTTLLQILGTLDRATSGKVLYGGRDVTGLPADEMAAFRNRSVGFVFQSHNLLPEFSVLENVMLPCLIARIDPAEARRRAVALLGEVGLSERVAHRTGEISGGEQQRTAICRALVMEPSVLLADEPTGNLDRATAAGVVDLLLSLNRSRGLSLLMVTHNDQVATRLHRVIRIDDGRIAS, encoded by the coding sequence ATGAGTGACGCGCCCGCCCTGCAGGCCGAGGAGGTGCGGAAGGTGTTCCGCCGGGACGGGTACGACATCGAGGTGCTGAAGGGGGTCTCCCTCTCCCTCGCGCGTGGGGAGACGGCAGGGGTGGTCGGCATTTCCGGCGCCGGAAAGACGACGCTGCTCCAGATCCTCGGGACCCTCGACCGCGCCACCTCCGGGAAGGTGCTGTACGGCGGGAGGGACGTCACCGGCCTCCCCGCGGACGAGATGGCCGCCTTCCGGAATCGGTCGGTCGGATTCGTCTTCCAGTCCCACAACCTGCTGCCGGAATTCAGCGTCCTCGAAAACGTGATGCTGCCGTGCCTCATCGCGCGGATCGATCCGGCGGAGGCGCGCCGGCGGGCCGTCGCGCTGCTCGGGGAGGTCGGCCTTTCGGAGCGCGTCGCCCACCGCACCGGGGAGATCTCCGGCGGGGAGCAGCAGCGGACGGCGATCTGCCGGGCGCTCGTGATGGAGCCGTCGGTCCTGCTGGCCGACGAGCCGACGGGAAATCTGGATCGGGCGACGGCGGCGGGCGTCGTCGACCTTCTCCTTTCGCTCAACCGGTCCCGGGGTCTGTCCCTGCTCATGGTGACGCACAACGACCAGGTCGCGACCCGCCTTCACCGCGTGATCCGGATCGACGACGGGAGGATCGCCTCGTGA
- a CDS encoding HDIG domain-containing protein: protein MSGSKSATRNSRSPAENGASPRGRYGWRLLALSLGAGAVFAVLFYLWGRELFPGAARRWGGAFPFVGAVALTLAVALFLSEWFGFAGREVRKVRLAARDFLFLCSLALLLFFAAKAVIDLLAEIPALEHGVPTRVYAYLIPLPAFAMVVRVLINSETSILFTVAASVLSAAAASGSWPTLLFLLLSGTAGAARARRVPDRYRMLMAGAQAAPVCALAAAALEYSFHGGGELAWAAIFGAVNGLLSGPIALAVMPVAESVFGYTSDIRLMELSGAGHPLLSRLMLETPGTFHHSVVVGTLAEAGALAIGANPVLCRVAALYHDVGKLGKAQYFSENQAGAANVHDAMSPGLSRAVILSHVKEGVRMAEEFRLGDRITEIIEQHHGTSLLYCFLDKARPMIEDRKASEEMFRYPGPKPKTREAAIIMLADAAEASVRSLDHPTHHQVEDAVTGIVNRVYLDGQLNECDLTLRDLHAVGRAINQVLAAVAHARVDYPDAGKGAIG, encoded by the coding sequence ATGAGCGGTTCGAAAAGCGCGACCCGGAACAGTAGATCCCCGGCGGAGAACGGGGCGTCGCCGCGGGGCCGGTACGGGTGGCGGCTCCTCGCGCTGAGCCTCGGGGCGGGCGCGGTCTTCGCGGTCCTCTTCTACCTCTGGGGGCGGGAGCTCTTCCCGGGGGCGGCGAGGCGATGGGGAGGGGCCTTTCCCTTCGTCGGAGCCGTCGCGCTCACGCTGGCGGTGGCCCTCTTTCTCTCGGAGTGGTTCGGGTTCGCCGGCCGCGAGGTCCGGAAGGTCCGGCTGGCGGCGCGGGACTTCCTCTTCCTCTGTTCCCTCGCCCTTCTCCTCTTCTTCGCGGCGAAGGCGGTGATCGACCTGCTGGCGGAGATCCCCGCGCTCGAGCACGGCGTGCCGACGCGGGTATACGCATACCTGATTCCGCTCCCCGCCTTCGCGATGGTGGTCCGGGTCCTCATCAATTCCGAGACGTCGATCCTCTTCACGGTCGCCGCCTCCGTCCTCTCGGCCGCCGCCGCCTCGGGGAGCTGGCCCACGCTCCTCTTTCTCCTCCTGTCCGGGACCGCCGGCGCGGCGCGCGCGCGCCGCGTGCCGGACCGGTACAGGATGCTGATGGCCGGGGCGCAGGCCGCGCCCGTGTGCGCTCTCGCGGCGGCGGCCCTCGAGTACTCCTTCCACGGCGGCGGGGAACTGGCGTGGGCCGCGATCTTCGGCGCCGTGAACGGCCTCTTGTCCGGCCCGATCGCCCTCGCGGTCATGCCGGTGGCGGAGTCCGTCTTCGGCTACACGAGCGACATCCGGCTCATGGAGTTGTCCGGCGCCGGCCACCCGCTCCTCTCCCGCCTGATGCTGGAGACGCCCGGGACGTTCCACCACAGCGTGGTGGTCGGCACGCTGGCGGAGGCCGGCGCGCTCGCCATCGGCGCCAACCCGGTGCTTTGCCGCGTCGCCGCCCTCTACCACGACGTCGGGAAGCTGGGGAAAGCCCAATACTTTTCCGAGAACCAGGCCGGCGCGGCGAACGTTCACGACGCGATGTCCCCCGGGCTCTCCCGCGCGGTGATCCTGTCCCACGTGAAGGAAGGTGTCCGCATGGCGGAGGAGTTCCGACTGGGGGACCGGATCACGGAGATCATCGAGCAGCACCATGGGACGAGCCTCCTCTACTGCTTCCTCGACAAGGCGAGGCCGATGATCGAGGACCGGAAGGCGTCGGAGGAGATGTTCCGGTACCCCGGGCCGAAACCGAAAACCCGCGAGGCGGCGATCATCATGCTGGCCGATGCGGCCGAGGCGTCGGTGAGGAGCCTGGACCACCCCACGCATCACCAGGTCGAAGACGCCGTCACCGGGATCGTCAACCGGGTCTACCTCGACGGGCAGCTGAACGAGTGCGACCTGACGCTGCGCGACCTTCACGCCGTCGGCCGGGCGATCAACCAGGTCCTCGCCGCCGTCGCCCACGCCCGCGTGGATTATCCCGACGCAGGCAAGGGTGCCATCGGATGA
- a CDS encoding lipoprotein-releasing ABC transporter permease subunit — protein MRLPVEYYIARKYLLAKRKQTFISIITFISIGGVTVGVMALIIVLAVMSGFEGELKDRILGATAHVHVTSTDGSIGSPFAVASKVRKVEGVVAASPYIFTPMMVASGSGAVGGVLRGVDTATVGEVTRLRRDLRGGKLEDLHRVTEGGLPGVILGKELAVNLGVGPGDVAEILVPGGTITPLGAFPKTARFRVVGVSESGMYEYDATFAYVDFDEAGRLLGMGGRATGVEVKVRDIYAAAAVAQRIRSTLGYPFWAKDWMRSNRNLFSALRLEKVVMFIILVLIVMVAAFNIISTLIMIVMEKTKDIAVLMTLGATRRSIRRIFAIEGLIIGVAGTAAGTALGASLCFLLQRYRFIQLPSDVYYISTLPVSLDAGTVLLVVASSILICFLATVYPALQASRVDPAEAIRYE, from the coding sequence TTGCGCCTTCCCGTCGAGTACTACATCGCCCGGAAGTACCTCCTGGCGAAGCGGAAGCAGACGTTCATCTCGATCATCACCTTCATCTCCATCGGGGGGGTCACGGTCGGGGTGATGGCCCTGATCATCGTACTCGCGGTGATGAGCGGGTTCGAGGGCGAGTTGAAGGATCGGATCCTCGGGGCGACCGCGCACGTCCACGTGACCAGTACGGATGGGAGCATCGGAAGCCCGTTCGCCGTCGCTTCGAAGGTGCGGAAGGTGGAAGGCGTCGTCGCGGCCTCCCCGTACATCTTCACCCCGATGATGGTCGCTTCGGGAAGCGGCGCCGTCGGCGGCGTGCTTCGCGGCGTGGACACGGCGACGGTCGGGGAGGTCACCCGCCTGCGGCGCGACCTCCGGGGGGGAAAGCTCGAGGATCTCCATCGTGTCACGGAGGGCGGGCTGCCGGGCGTCATCCTCGGCAAGGAGCTCGCGGTGAACCTCGGCGTCGGGCCGGGAGACGTGGCCGAGATCCTGGTGCCCGGGGGCACGATCACCCCCCTCGGCGCGTTCCCGAAGACGGCCCGGTTCCGCGTCGTCGGCGTTTCCGAGTCGGGGATGTACGAGTACGACGCCACCTTCGCCTACGTCGACTTCGACGAGGCCGGACGGCTGCTGGGAATGGGGGGGCGCGCCACGGGGGTGGAGGTCAAGGTGAGGGACATCTACGCCGCCGCCGCCGTCGCGCAGCGGATCCGGTCGACCCTCGGGTATCCGTTCTGGGCGAAAGACTGGATGCGGAGCAACCGGAACCTTTTCTCCGCCCTGAGGCTCGAAAAGGTGGTGATGTTCATCATCCTCGTCCTCATCGTGATGGTGGCGGCCTTCAACATCATCTCCACCCTGATCATGATCGTGATGGAGAAGACGAAGGACATCGCGGTCCTGATGACGCTGGGGGCGACGCGCCGCTCGATCCGGAGGATCTTCGCCATCGAGGGGCTGATCATCGGGGTGGCCGGGACGGCGGCCGGGACCGCGCTCGGCGCGTCGCTGTGCTTCCTGCTCCAGCGGTACCGGTTCATCCAGCTCCCGAGCGATGTCTACTACATCTCGACCCTGCCCGTCTCCCTCGACGCCGGGACCGTTCTTCTCGTGGTGGCAAGCTCCATCCTGATCTGTTTCCTCGCCACCGTGTATCCCGCGCTCCAGGCGTCCCGCGTCGATCCCGCGGAGGCGATCCGGTATGAGTGA
- the lysS gene encoding lysine--tRNA ligase yields MKERFLKIGALRSGGLNPWPNDQAPGWTNAGARAAASERTPEELAARPIRVDVAGRVMGLRRFGKAAFLVLSDRSGRLQAYVKKDHLGEEAYDRFLKSVDAGDIVWVDGPLFLTRTGELTVEAARFRLLAKAIRPLPEKWHGLSDVETRYRQRYVDLIVNEDVREIFRRRARIVSFLRSFLTARDFLEVETPMMQTVAGGATARPFVTHHNALDMDLYLRIAPELYLKRLLVGGFERVFEINRNFRNEGIDTQHNPEFTMIEFYQAYATYREMMDLTEEMLSSLATELFGAPRFTYQGETIDFTPPWERLTVAQAAARHGGFPEERLSDEAFLRETAGRLGVKDAATASPGNLLVAIYEEVAERKIAGPTFVTEYPIDVSPLSRRNDDRPGIVDRFELIIRGREIANAFSELNDPVDQRARFDEQLRKRERGDEEAHFMDEDYLRALEHGMPPAAGEGIGIDRLVMLLTDSPSIRDVILFPQLRKEG; encoded by the coding sequence ATGAAGGAGCGCTTTCTCAAGATCGGGGCGCTGCGGTCCGGTGGGTTGAACCCGTGGCCGAACGACCAGGCGCCGGGGTGGACGAACGCGGGGGCGCGCGCCGCCGCTTCGGAGCGTACCCCGGAGGAACTGGCCGCGCGGCCGATCCGTGTGGACGTCGCCGGGCGGGTGATGGGCCTTCGACGCTTCGGAAAGGCGGCGTTCCTCGTCCTGTCCGACCGGTCGGGCCGGCTGCAGGCCTACGTGAAAAAGGATCACCTCGGGGAGGAGGCGTACGACCGCTTCCTGAAATCCGTCGACGCGGGCGATATCGTCTGGGTCGACGGACCCCTGTTCCTCACCCGCACGGGGGAGCTGACCGTCGAGGCGGCGCGCTTCCGCCTTCTCGCGAAGGCGATCCGGCCCCTTCCGGAAAAGTGGCACGGGCTCTCCGACGTCGAGACGAGGTACCGGCAGCGGTACGTGGACCTGATCGTCAACGAGGACGTCCGGGAGATCTTCCGCCGCCGGGCGCGGATCGTCTCCTTCCTCCGCTCCTTCCTGACGGCGCGGGACTTCCTCGAAGTGGAGACGCCGATGATGCAGACGGTGGCCGGGGGCGCGACGGCGCGTCCGTTCGTGACCCATCACAACGCCCTCGACATGGACCTGTACCTGCGGATCGCCCCGGAGCTCTACCTGAAGCGCCTCCTGGTCGGCGGGTTCGAGCGCGTCTTCGAGATCAACCGGAACTTCCGGAACGAGGGGATCGACACCCAGCACAACCCCGAGTTCACCATGATCGAGTTCTACCAGGCGTACGCCACCTACCGGGAGATGATGGACCTGACGGAGGAGATGCTCTCCTCCCTGGCCACGGAGCTGTTCGGCGCCCCGCGGTTCACCTACCAGGGGGAGACGATCGACTTCACCCCGCCCTGGGAGCGCCTGACCGTGGCGCAGGCCGCGGCGCGCCATGGCGGGTTCCCGGAGGAACGCCTGTCCGACGAGGCGTTCCTGCGGGAGACGGCCGGCCGGCTCGGGGTGAAGGACGCGGCGACGGCCTCCCCCGGGAACCTGCTGGTCGCCATCTACGAGGAGGTGGCCGAGAGGAAGATCGCCGGCCCGACCTTCGTCACGGAATACCCGATCGACGTCTCTCCGCTCTCCCGGCGCAACGACGATCGTCCGGGGATCGTCGACCGGTTCGAGCTGATCATCCGCGGCCGGGAGATCGCCAACGCGTTCTCCGAGCTGAACGACCCGGTGGACCAGCGGGCGCGATTCGACGAGCAGCTCCGCAAGCGCGAACGGGGCGACGAGGAGGCCCATTTCATGGACGAGGATTACCTCCGGGCGCTGGAACACGGCATGCCGCCGGCCGCCGGGGAGGGGATCGGGATCGATCGGCTCGTCATGCTGCTCACCGACTCCCCGTCGATCCGCGACGTGATCCTCTTCCCCCAGCTGCGGAAAGAGGGGTAG
- the bamA gene encoding outer membrane protein assembly factor BamA, translated as MRNASVPRLAFLCIGLLLIGARAVEAVGYRVISIEVRGTSRVAPDAIRKVMSTQVGEELDLEKVRRDVKAIYRMGYFRDVTFDTEEVPGGYRLAVIVAEKPIVGVVRIEGNKDVETTDLRAAVTVKERSLFEEEKVKESVGKLTEVCENKGFIDAKVEAFVSEDAEGALRVVFRVSEGPKRHIERIVVTGNRFFPRKTILKVMDTSVKGLFSFITDSGTFKKDVLENDVRKIEALYQNNGFLDSKISDPVVGGGKKGLTVTIRVFEGRQYRVGEIRFSGESGIPEETLRKAVKLRRGELFNRETLLSDLLALTTLVNDEGYAQALVSPGVEKRKEYPVADVTYRFARGTKFRFGKVEISGNTKTLDRVIRRNLDVSDGRVYSATGLKTSKENLTRTSYFKDVKISTAPSGTPGEMDAKVEVQEGPTGTLSGGLGYSSLDKIFGVVQLSENNLLGRGWKATLNSQFGARRTLFSIDFRDPYFLDTDFSLLLSAYKTEVEYTDFEKEARGGRVGLGYNFSRFVNGSVSLRMEETEILARSGTVPLFNVQQEIDKGLQKTRSVGFNVTRNTTDKFIDPSRGTVQTGSVEYAGGPLGGDSDFVKYFLNAKAFYPVTATTVFSWNVLWAHVVPTVSGEEVPLFERFFLGGPYSIRGFRSRELSPKDPNTGEEIGGNKELIGNLEYLFPLVPEIGFKGVFFFDIGNAWEQGAWPWDGRQLRYAAGTGVRWYSPMGPLRFEMGWNLKPGPGEPRRVMEFTIGTAF; from the coding sequence ATGCGGAATGCCTCCGTCCCCCGCCTGGCATTCCTGTGCATCGGCCTCCTTCTGATCGGCGCCCGCGCCGTCGAGGCGGTCGGGTACCGGGTGATCTCGATCGAGGTGCGCGGGACGAGCCGCGTCGCCCCGGACGCCATCCGGAAGGTGATGAGCACCCAGGTCGGAGAGGAGCTGGACCTGGAAAAGGTCCGCCGGGACGTCAAGGCGATCTACCGGATGGGGTATTTCCGCGACGTGACGTTCGACACGGAGGAGGTCCCGGGCGGGTATCGCCTCGCCGTGATCGTTGCCGAGAAGCCGATCGTCGGAGTTGTGCGGATCGAGGGGAACAAGGATGTGGAGACCACCGACCTGCGCGCGGCCGTGACCGTCAAGGAGCGGTCCCTTTTCGAGGAGGAAAAGGTAAAGGAATCGGTTGGTAAATTGACGGAAGTTTGCGAGAACAAAGGGTTTATTGACGCGAAAGTGGAGGCGTTCGTCTCGGAGGACGCCGAGGGCGCCCTCCGGGTGGTCTTTCGGGTCTCCGAGGGGCCGAAGCGTCATATCGAGCGGATCGTCGTCACCGGAAACCGGTTCTTCCCGAGGAAGACGATCCTCAAGGTGATGGACACCTCCGTGAAGGGACTCTTCTCCTTCATCACCGACTCCGGGACCTTCAAGAAGGACGTCCTCGAAAACGACGTGCGGAAGATCGAGGCCCTCTACCAGAACAACGGGTTCCTCGACTCCAAGATTTCCGATCCCGTCGTCGGCGGGGGGAAGAAGGGGCTGACCGTCACGATCCGGGTCTTCGAGGGGCGGCAATACCGCGTCGGGGAGATCCGCTTCTCCGGGGAATCCGGCATCCCCGAGGAGACGCTTCGGAAGGCGGTGAAGCTCCGCCGCGGCGAACTCTTCAACCGGGAGACGCTCCTGTCCGACCTTCTCGCCCTCACCACCCTCGTGAACGACGAGGGGTACGCGCAGGCGCTCGTGTCGCCGGGGGTGGAAAAACGGAAGGAGTACCCGGTCGCGGACGTGACGTACCGGTTTGCGCGGGGCACGAAGTTCCGCTTCGGAAAGGTGGAGATCTCCGGGAACACGAAGACGCTGGACCGCGTCATCCGCCGGAACCTCGACGTCTCCGACGGACGGGTTTACTCCGCCACGGGATTGAAGACGAGCAAGGAGAACCTGACGCGGACGTCGTACTTCAAGGACGTGAAGATCAGCACCGCGCCCTCCGGGACGCCCGGGGAGATGGACGCGAAGGTCGAGGTGCAGGAAGGGCCGACCGGGACCCTGTCGGGCGGGCTCGGGTACAGTTCGCTCGACAAGATCTTCGGCGTGGTCCAGCTGAGCGAGAACAACCTCCTCGGCAGGGGCTGGAAGGCGACGCTCAACTCCCAGTTCGGGGCGCGCCGGACGTTGTTCAGTATCGATTTCCGCGACCCGTATTTCCTGGACACCGACTTCAGCCTGCTCCTCAGCGCCTACAAGACGGAGGTGGAGTACACCGATTTCGAGAAGGAAGCGCGCGGCGGGAGGGTGGGCCTCGGATACAACTTCTCGAGGTTCGTCAACGGATCCGTCTCCCTCAGAATGGAGGAGACCGAGATCCTTGCCCGGTCAGGCACCGTTCCCTTATTCAACGTGCAGCAGGAGATCGACAAGGGGCTTCAGAAAACCCGGAGCGTCGGTTTCAACGTGACGCGGAACACGACGGACAAGTTCATCGACCCATCGCGGGGCACGGTCCAAACGGGTAGTGTGGAGTACGCGGGCGGGCCGCTGGGCGGGGACAGCGATTTCGTCAAATACTTCCTCAACGCGAAAGCGTTCTACCCGGTGACCGCCACGACCGTTTTCTCGTGGAACGTCCTGTGGGCGCACGTGGTCCCGACGGTGAGCGGCGAGGAGGTCCCGCTGTTCGAGCGGTTCTTCCTCGGAGGCCCGTACAGCATCCGCGGCTTCCGGTCCAGGGAGCTTTCCCCGAAGGACCCCAACACGGGGGAGGAGATCGGCGGGAACAAGGAGCTGATCGGGAACCTCGAATACCTGTTCCCCCTGGTCCCCGAGATCGGCTTCAAGGGCGTCTTTTTCTTCGATATCGGCAACGCGTGGGAGCAGGGGGCCTGGCCGTGGGACGGCAGGCAGCTCCGGTACGCCGCCGGTACCGGGGTGCGGTGGTACTCCCCCATGGGGCCGCTCCGGTTCGAAATGGGCTGGAACCTCAAGCCCGGGCCCGGGGAGCCGAGGCGGGTGATGGAGTTCACGATCGGAACGGCGTTCTGA
- a CDS encoding OmpH family outer membrane protein encodes MRKAGIILVAAAIMAGFAGASIAEGLRVAVIDINRILNESDAGKAAKKKMEARYGELKKKIDVTQEEARKIKEGIDKQKVMLGKEKLKEKEDALQAKINELRQMTQEGEREMQTRQGELTREVLKSVEAKVDVVVKADKINLVIEKSAGVVHYDESMDITNRVLALVNGNGKAAPEKKAAPGKNGGGSGK; translated from the coding sequence ATGCGGAAAGCGGGAATCATCCTGGTAGCGGCGGCGATCATGGCGGGTTTCGCGGGGGCTTCCATCGCGGAGGGGCTGCGGGTGGCCGTCATCGACATCAACAGGATCCTCAACGAATCCGACGCGGGCAAGGCGGCGAAGAAGAAGATGGAGGCCCGGTACGGGGAGTTGAAAAAAAAGATCGACGTGACGCAGGAAGAGGCGCGGAAGATCAAGGAAGGGATCGACAAGCAGAAGGTGATGCTCGGCAAGGAGAAGCTCAAGGAGAAGGAGGACGCTCTCCAGGCGAAGATCAACGAGCTGCGCCAGATGACCCAGGAGGGGGAGCGGGAGATGCAGACCCGGCAGGGCGAGCTCACCCGCGAGGTGCTCAAGTCGGTCGAGGCGAAGGTCGACGTCGTCGTGAAGGCCGACAAGATCAATCTCGTCATCGAGAAGTCGGCGGGGGTGGTCCATTACGACGAATCGATGGATATCACGAACCGGGTCCTTGCCCTGGTGAACGGGAACGGCAAGGCGGCGCCCGAGAAAAAGGCGGCGCCCGGGAAAAACGGAGGCGGCAGTGGGAAGTGA
- the ybeY gene encoding rRNA maturation RNase YbeY: protein MKAYVRAALALLSAGGADVRVRVVGDSAIARWNREYLGRDRPTNVLSFPEADDVPARGARVAGDIVVSAPTCLSETVGWKEAPEARVFFFVLHGILHLAGYDHEGGGAQARRMRRRELALYRRVLDGEGRGRAR, encoded by the coding sequence CTGAAGGCGTACGTCCGGGCGGCGCTCGCGCTCCTGTCGGCGGGCGGGGCCGACGTGCGGGTCCGGGTGGTGGGGGACTCGGCGATCGCTCGCTGGAACCGGGAATATCTCGGACGGGACCGCCCCACGAACGTCCTCTCCTTCCCGGAGGCCGACGACGTCCCGGCCCGCGGCGCGAGGGTGGCGGGGGACATCGTCGTTTCCGCACCCACCTGCCTTTCGGAGACCGTGGGATGGAAGGAGGCGCCGGAAGCCCGCGTTTTCTTCTTCGTCCTCCACGGCATCCTCCACCTCGCGGGGTACGACCACGAGGGCGGCGGCGCGCAGGCGCGCCGTATGCGCCGGAGGGAACTGGCGCTGTACCGGCGGGTGCTGGACGGGGAAGGCCGGGGGCGGGCCCGTTGA
- the lnt gene encoding apolipoprotein N-acyltransferase encodes MNRRAPAAPFLTGALFVLSYAPGTPGFDVPGLPFLCLAPFLALAASARSARQAAWRGWIAGTAGNIPLYYWIAYTVAVQGKLGWALGSLASFLVSAYVGAYFSVAAAAARRLEDRFGERGLWLFPAVWTAVEMARSYLFTGFPWMLLGYTLAGSATLRQAADLAGVPGLSFLLALTGVSIHLAGRRLADRFHPIAAIPLVPGIAAILFLVLYGRAGSAYPAGPASRVPEVKVGIAQGGIDQSVKWDPGNQLATLESYGELTRKAREAGAQVVVWPETAAPFFYGWEAELSRRVEAIAVSGGIPILFGAPWYDPAGGGKFYNSVFHMDARGVVLGRYDKRHLVPFGEYIPLRPILFFLTKLTAGEEDFSTGTGPALFHFDGRPVAASVCYEALFPALVREGVLDGATWLVNVTNDAWFGDTVAPHQHLAMARMRCVEFRRPMVRAANSGISAVIDAGGGVDASLGLFRRGVLVAGVRPATVKTVYAKTGEIFGISCSILTFFAILYPLRGSHGIRTAGRENIGA; translated from the coding sequence TTGAACCGCCGTGCCCCGGCGGCGCCGTTCCTCACCGGCGCGCTGTTCGTCCTTTCCTACGCGCCCGGGACCCCGGGGTTCGACGTCCCCGGACTGCCGTTCCTGTGCCTCGCCCCGTTCCTGGCGCTCGCGGCATCGGCCCGATCGGCGCGGCAAGCCGCCTGGCGTGGATGGATCGCGGGGACGGCCGGCAACATCCCGCTCTATTACTGGATCGCCTACACCGTCGCCGTGCAGGGGAAGCTGGGATGGGCGCTGGGGAGCCTGGCGTCGTTTCTCGTCTCCGCCTACGTCGGCGCGTATTTTTCCGTCGCCGCCGCCGCCGCGCGCCGCCTCGAGGACCGGTTCGGCGAGCGCGGCCTGTGGCTGTTCCCCGCCGTCTGGACCGCCGTCGAGATGGCCCGAAGCTACCTGTTCACCGGGTTTCCCTGGATGCTCCTCGGGTACACCCTCGCGGGGAGCGCGACGCTGCGCCAGGCGGCGGACCTGGCGGGCGTTCCCGGCCTCTCCTTCCTCCTCGCCCTCACGGGAGTCTCCATCCACCTCGCGGGGAGGCGCCTGGCCGATCGGTTCCATCCGATCGCCGCGATCCCGCTGGTCCCCGGGATCGCCGCCATCCTGTTCCTGGTTCTCTACGGTCGGGCCGGCTCTGCGTACCCGGCGGGTCCCGCGTCCCGGGTCCCCGAGGTGAAGGTGGGGATCGCCCAGGGTGGGATCGACCAGTCCGTGAAGTGGGACCCGGGGAACCAGCTCGCCACGCTCGAATCCTACGGGGAGCTGACACGGAAGGCGAGGGAAGCGGGCGCGCAGGTGGTCGTCTGGCCGGAGACCGCGGCCCCGTTCTTCTACGGGTGGGAAGCGGAGCTCTCCCGGAGGGTCGAGGCCATCGCGGTGAGCGGGGGGATCCCGATCCTCTTCGGGGCGCCCTGGTACGATCCCGCCGGCGGTGGAAAATTCTACAACAGCGTCTTCCACATGGACGCGCGCGGGGTCGTTCTCGGGCGGTACGACAAGCGCCACCTGGTGCCGTTCGGCGAATACATCCCCCTTCGTCCGATCCTCTTTTTCCTGACCAAACTGACGGCGGGCGAGGAAGATTTCTCGACCGGTACCGGCCCGGCCCTGTTCCACTTCGACGGCCGGCCGGTCGCCGCGTCGGTCTGCTACGAGGCGCTGTTCCCGGCGTTGGTCCGGGAAGGGGTCCTCGACGGCGCCACGTGGCTCGTGAACGTTACGAACGACGCCTGGTTCGGCGACACGGTCGCGCCCCACCAGCACCTCGCCATGGCCCGGATGCGGTGCGTGGAGTTTCGCCGCCCCATGGTGCGCGCCGCCAACTCCGGGATCAGCGCCGTCATCGACGCCGGCGGGGGCGTCGACGCCTCCCTCGGCCTCTTCCGCCGGGGGGTCCTGGTCGCCGGGGTCCGGCCGGCGACGGTAAAAACCGTCTACGCAAAAACCGGGGAAATCTTTGGGATTTCCTGTAGTATACTTACCTTTTTCGCGATTCTTTATCCCCTGCGAGGTTCCCATGGCATCCGGACAGCCGGAAGAGAAAACATCGGCGCTTGA